One part of the Truepera radiovictrix DSM 17093 genome encodes these proteins:
- a CDS encoding peptide ligase PGM1-related protein, translating to MDESDLREERRRFAALQARLPALYERVFENPREPRTVVVVPSLSMDAKVLAKITGVQHYEERLLCLLMLLRLPRTRVVLVTSQPVHPSIIDYYLHLLPGVPASHARARLTLLSAHDASSVPLTQKILARPRLLERLKAAIPDPATTHLTCFNATGLERTLAVKLGVPLYACDPELNALGSKSGSRKVFREAGVALPDGFEDLRDEGDVVSALYALKRRHPTLERAAIKLNEGASGEGNAVFAFGDCPPKGSRAWIRRELPRKLRFEAPGERYEHFFAQFAAMGGVVESWIEGAQKRSPSVQCRINPVGQVHLVSTHDQVLGGPSGQIYLGASFPADAAYRCDIQAAGLRIGEVLRSRGALGRFGVDFVSVQAGERWRHLAIEINLRKGGTTHPFMMLQFLTDGVYDAATGLYLTPTGEPRYYYTSDNLQSPSYRGFSPDDLIDISVYHGLHFHGAEQQGVVFHLIGALSEFGKLGVVCLADSPQGAQRRYAETVAVLDRETRARAPTS from the coding sequence ATGGACGAGTCCGATCTGCGGGAAGAGCGGCGGCGTTTCGCCGCCCTTCAGGCGCGCCTGCCTGCGCTCTACGAGCGGGTCTTCGAGAACCCGCGGGAGCCCCGCACGGTCGTGGTGGTCCCCAGCCTCAGCATGGACGCTAAGGTGCTCGCCAAGATTACCGGGGTGCAGCACTACGAGGAGCGCCTGCTCTGTCTGCTGATGCTGCTCAGGCTGCCGCGCACCCGCGTCGTGCTGGTCACGAGCCAGCCGGTGCACCCGTCGATCATCGACTACTACCTGCACCTCTTGCCGGGGGTGCCGGCGTCGCACGCCCGCGCGCGGCTCACGCTGCTTAGCGCCCACGACGCCTCGAGCGTGCCGCTCACCCAAAAGATCCTGGCGCGCCCCAGGCTCTTAGAGCGGCTCAAAGCGGCGATCCCCGACCCCGCGACGACGCACCTGACCTGCTTTAACGCCACGGGGCTCGAGCGGACGCTTGCGGTCAAGCTCGGCGTGCCGCTCTACGCCTGTGACCCCGAGCTCAACGCGTTGGGGAGCAAAAGTGGCAGCCGCAAGGTCTTTCGGGAGGCGGGGGTGGCGCTGCCCGACGGTTTTGAAGACCTGCGTGACGAAGGGGACGTCGTCAGCGCGCTCTACGCGCTTAAACGGCGCCACCCCACGCTGGAGCGCGCTGCAATCAAGCTCAACGAGGGCGCCTCGGGCGAAGGAAACGCCGTCTTCGCGTTTGGTGACTGCCCACCCAAGGGAAGCCGCGCGTGGATCCGGCGCGAACTCCCCAGAAAGCTCCGCTTTGAGGCGCCGGGGGAGCGCTACGAGCACTTTTTTGCCCAGTTTGCCGCCATGGGCGGGGTGGTCGAGAGCTGGATCGAGGGGGCGCAGAAGCGTTCCCCTTCGGTGCAGTGCCGGATCAACCCGGTCGGCCAGGTCCACCTCGTGTCGACGCACGATCAGGTCTTGGGGGGACCTTCGGGGCAGATCTACCTCGGCGCGAGCTTTCCCGCGGACGCGGCCTACCGCTGCGACATCCAGGCGGCGGGGCTGCGCATCGGCGAGGTGCTCCGGAGCCGCGGCGCGCTCGGCCGCTTCGGCGTCGACTTCGTGTCGGTTCAAGCGGGCGAAAGGTGGCGGCACCTCGCTATCGAGATCAATCTGCGCAAGGGGGGCACCACCCACCCCTTTATGATGCTGCAGTTTCTCACAGATGGCGTCTACGACGCTGCGACGGGGCTCTACCTGACCCCCACGGGGGAGCCGCGTTACTACTACACCTCAGACAACCTGCAGAGCCCGAGCTACCGCGGGTTCTCACCGGACGACCTGATCGACATCTCGGTGTACCACGGCCTTCACTTTCACGGCGCCGAGCAGCAGGGGGTGGTGTTTCACCTGATCGGCGCCCTGTCGGAGTTCGGCAAGCTCGGCGTGGTGTGCCTCGCCGACAGCCCACAGGGGGCGCAGCGGCGTTACGCCGAGACGGTGGCGGTCCTCGACCGGGAGACGCGCGCTCGGGCGCCGACCTCGTAG
- a CDS encoding histidine phosphatase family protein produces MLELWLIRHGETDWNREGRIQGQQHNPLSALGELQARRLGGRLMGERFDIVYCSDLRRAVQTAELALPGVPLTLDERLREISRGTLEGHLGAELVGEAKDVYAQMQRDLINVRPPQGENYRDLSVRAVAWLESLPARGKVAAVTHGGVIYALLHHIVGAHEGATWRFTASNAGITRLHIHNGRTTLVSVNDTAHLEPQADLRVARQPLVT; encoded by the coding sequence ATGCTAGAGTTGTGGCTGATTCGGCACGGTGAAACCGACTGGAACCGTGAGGGGCGCATTCAGGGTCAGCAGCACAACCCACTAAGCGCCCTCGGGGAGCTCCAGGCGCGCCGTTTGGGGGGGCGCCTCATGGGGGAGCGCTTCGACATCGTCTACTGCTCCGACTTAAGGCGCGCCGTGCAGACGGCGGAGCTCGCCCTGCCCGGCGTCCCCTTGACGCTCGACGAGCGCCTGCGCGAGATCTCGCGCGGCACCCTCGAGGGGCACCTGGGTGCCGAGCTCGTCGGGGAGGCGAAGGACGTCTACGCGCAGATGCAGCGCGACCTGATCAACGTGCGCCCGCCGCAGGGGGAGAACTACCGCGACCTCAGCGTGCGGGCGGTGGCGTGGCTTGAGAGCCTGCCCGCGCGCGGCAAGGTCGCCGCCGTGACGCACGGCGGGGTGATCTACGCGCTGCTGCACCACATCGTCGGGGCCCACGAAGGCGCGACCTGGCGCTTTACCGCGTCGAACGCGGGGATCACCAGGCTGCATATCCACAACGGGCGCACGACGCTCGTCAGCGTCAACGACACCGCACACCTCGAGCCCCAAGCTGACCTGCGCGTCGCGAGGCAGCCGCTCGTCACGTGA
- a CDS encoding histidine phosphatase family protein, which translates to MASLELWLVCHGETPWSREGRAQGQSDPPLSELGVRQAELLGRRLASTPFDEVYASDLARARYTARLALPAAEIKLDARLREMHFGAWEGKVWSSLEEDDRRALERWRQDPYRCRAPGGESYEDVLKRVSAWLTELPPSGRVIAFTHGGAVRCALYRFTGLPQGASWRFQIDTGSVTRLVIGPGGTVVSAVNDTAHLR; encoded by the coding sequence ATGGCTAGCCTCGAGCTCTGGCTCGTGTGCCACGGCGAAACCCCCTGGAGCCGGGAGGGGCGCGCGCAGGGTCAGAGCGACCCACCGCTCTCCGAACTCGGGGTGCGCCAGGCCGAGCTGCTCGGCCGGCGCCTCGCGAGCACCCCGTTCGACGAGGTCTACGCCTCAGACCTAGCGCGGGCGCGCTACACCGCGCGGCTCGCGCTGCCGGCGGCGGAGATCAAACTCGACGCGCGGCTGCGCGAGATGCACTTCGGCGCGTGGGAGGGCAAGGTCTGGTCGTCGCTCGAGGAGGACGACCGGCGCGCGCTCGAGAGGTGGCGCCAAGACCCCTACCGCTGCCGCGCACCGGGGGGTGAATCGTACGAAGACGTGCTCAAGCGGGTTTCGGCGTGGCTCACCGAGCTCCCCCCGTCGGGGCGGGTGATCGCCTTTACCCACGGCGGTGCCGTGCGCTGCGCCCTCTACCGCTTTACCGGGTTGCCGCAGGGGGCGTCGTGGCGCTTTCAGATCGACACGGGCAGCGTGACGAGGCTGGTGATCGGCCCGGGCGGCACGGTCGTCAGCGCCGTCAACGACACCGCGCACCTGCGCTAG
- a CDS encoding SIS domain-containing protein has product MTERPTSHFEREIYEQPEVLANLLEGGPAQAAVQRVAQALRERPPALIATLARGSSDNAVTFFTYLAGQTLGLPVASLPPSLLSVYRSNLRLQEVLGIGVSQSGESSDVVEGLRALKAAGATTVAVTNRASSALERAAHHTLLQGAGTERAVAASKTVTSQMLLLALLVAHWGEDAALLNALKAVPEQMQRLLGAPAGLEHLALRLTHARSAYVLGRGLSYGPALETALKLKETAYVQAQAYSSAEFQHGPIAAVNPTDPVLMLALDDGTLESNLEAERKLLEVGADLSALSSDPGLCDRASAAVRLPSGLHPVTQSFLLVLAGQLLALYLTRAKGLDPDAPRHLNKVTKTM; this is encoded by the coding sequence ATGACCGAGCGCCCAACGAGCCACTTTGAACGCGAAATCTATGAGCAACCCGAGGTGTTGGCCAACTTGCTCGAGGGCGGCCCTGCCCAGGCGGCGGTGCAGAGGGTCGCGCAGGCGCTGCGCGAGCGCCCCCCGGCGCTCATCGCCACGCTCGCGCGCGGTTCGTCGGACAACGCGGTGACGTTTTTCACCTACCTCGCGGGGCAGACGCTGGGGCTGCCCGTCGCCAGCTTGCCGCCGAGCCTGCTCAGCGTCTACCGGAGCAACCTGCGCCTCCAGGAGGTCTTGGGGATCGGCGTCAGCCAGTCGGGTGAGAGCAGCGACGTCGTTGAGGGGCTGCGCGCCCTGAAAGCAGCGGGCGCCACCACCGTCGCCGTCACCAACCGTGCGAGCAGCGCGCTCGAGCGTGCGGCGCACCACACCCTCTTGCAGGGAGCGGGCACCGAACGGGCGGTAGCGGCCAGCAAAACCGTCACCTCCCAGATGCTGCTGCTGGCGCTCTTGGTCGCGCACTGGGGGGAGGACGCGGCGCTTCTAAACGCGCTAAAAGCGGTGCCGGAGCAGATGCAGAGGCTGTTGGGGGCGCCCGCAGGGCTCGAGCACCTCGCGCTGCGCCTCACGCACGCCCGCAGCGCCTACGTGCTCGGGCGCGGGCTCTCGTATGGCCCGGCGCTCGAGACCGCCCTCAAGCTCAAAGAGACGGCCTACGTGCAAGCGCAGGCCTACTCGTCGGCGGAGTTTCAGCACGGCCCCATCGCCGCCGTGAACCCCACCGACCCCGTGCTGATGCTCGCGCTAGACGACGGGACGCTCGAGTCCAACTTAGAGGCCGAGCGCAAGCTCTTGGAGGTCGGCGCCGACTTAAGCGCGCTAAGTAGCGACCCGGGGCTCTGCGACCGCGCGAGCGCCGCCGTAAGGTTGCCGAGCGGGCTGCACCCCGTCACCCAGAGCTTTCTGCTGGTGCTCGCGGGGCAGCTCTTGGCGCTCTACCTCACCCGCGCCAAAGGGCTCGACCCCGACGCGCCCAGGCACCTCAACAAGGTCACCAAGACGATGTGA
- a CDS encoding NAD(P)/FAD-dependent oxidoreductase, with the protein MQPTVVIGGGLAGLTAARALRRAGVGVRVLEAAGEVGGRVRSRVLDGFTLDRGFQVLFTAYPAVGRELDLARLDLVTLPPGAVIMSPGGRERVGDPVRDPKSLPTTLRARTFSLKDKLLVGKLAAELSGVPAAHLLLGDDEPTGDFLRRFGFSERAIGRFFAPFFGGIFLKRDLSTSARLFRYYFRMLLSGRTTLPRGGMGRVTQGLAEGLDVTLGARVEALSAREDGVTVRLADGTLEASRVIVATDPPEVARLTGVSAPSALTGVGSTYLYFAATRPLDDERRLLLNAEPGVINNAIWVSNVNPLLAPEGQHLLVVTVLGVPEDDAALETAVRAELGAWYGMAAAALRLLAVERIPFAQFAQPPGFAAHLLPHRTPLPNVVIASEATSMSSIQGAMESGEQAAACLLGRGGRARGA; encoded by the coding sequence ATGCAACCAACGGTCGTCATCGGGGGCGGCCTGGCGGGGCTCACGGCGGCGCGGGCGCTGCGCCGCGCGGGGGTGGGCGTGCGGGTGCTCGAGGCTGCCGGCGAGGTCGGCGGGCGGGTGCGTTCGCGCGTGCTGGACGGCTTTACCCTCGACCGCGGCTTTCAGGTGCTCTTTACCGCCTACCCGGCCGTGGGGCGCGAGCTCGACCTCGCGCGCCTCGACCTCGTGACGCTGCCGCCCGGGGCGGTGATCATGAGCCCGGGGGGGCGTGAGCGCGTCGGCGACCCCGTGCGCGACCCCAAAAGCCTCCCCACGACCCTGCGCGCGCGCACCTTCTCGCTCAAAGATAAGCTGCTCGTCGGCAAGCTCGCCGCCGAGTTAAGCGGCGTCCCCGCCGCGCACCTGCTGCTCGGCGACGACGAACCGACGGGGGACTTTCTGCGCCGCTTCGGCTTCTCCGAGCGGGCCATCGGGCGCTTTTTCGCCCCCTTTTTCGGGGGCATCTTTTTAAAGCGCGACCTCTCGACCTCGGCGCGGCTCTTTCGCTACTACTTCCGGATGCTGCTGAGTGGCCGGACGACCCTGCCGCGCGGCGGGATGGGCCGGGTGACGCAGGGGCTTGCCGAAGGTTTGGACGTGACCCTGGGCGCCCGCGTCGAGGCGCTCTCGGCGCGCGAGGACGGCGTCACGGTGAGGCTCGCGGACGGGACGCTAGAGGCGTCTCGGGTGATCGTCGCCACCGACCCCCCCGAGGTGGCGCGTCTAACGGGCGTCTCGGCGCCGAGTGCGCTCACGGGGGTCGGCAGCACCTACCTCTACTTCGCCGCCACGCGCCCTTTGGACGACGAACGGCGGCTGTTGCTCAACGCCGAGCCCGGCGTGATCAACAACGCGATCTGGGTGAGCAACGTCAACCCCCTCCTGGCCCCCGAGGGGCAGCACCTGCTCGTGGTGACCGTTTTGGGGGTGCCCGAGGACGACGCGGCGCTCGAGACCGCCGTGCGCGCCGAGCTGGGCGCGTGGTACGGCATGGCGGCGGCGGCGCTGCGGCTCTTGGCGGTCGAGCGCATCCCGTTTGCGCAGTTCGCTCAACCGCCCGGTTTCGCCGCGCACCTGCTGCCGCACCGCACCCCGCTCCCGAACGTCGTGATCGCCTCCGAGGCGACCAGCATGAGTTCGATCCAGGGGGCGATGGAGAGCGGCGAACAGGCCGCAGCGTGCCTGTTGGGCCGCGGCGGGCGGGCGCGGGGGGCTTAG
- a CDS encoding GNAT family N-acetyltransferase yields the protein MDTSTLAVTHNEAANRFEIPLEGALAVLEYTLHNRTMAITHTGVPRPFEGRGVASRLTRAALEYARDQGYAVAPYCPFVARYLDRHPEFGALRAPNDASPRG from the coding sequence ATGGACACCTCGACGCTAGCCGTCACCCACAACGAGGCCGCCAACCGCTTCGAGATCCCCTTAGAGGGCGCTCTGGCGGTGCTCGAGTACACCCTGCACAACCGCACGATGGCGATCACCCACACGGGGGTGCCCCGACCCTTCGAGGGCCGCGGCGTCGCCAGCAGGCTCACCCGCGCGGCGCTCGAGTACGCCCGCGACCAGGGGTACGCGGTCGCGCCCTACTGCCCGTTCGTGGCGCGCTACCTCGACCGGCACCCGGAGTTTGGGGCGCTGCGCGCCCCTAACGACGCGTCACCTCGGGGGTAG
- a CDS encoding phosphoglycerate dehydrogenase produces the protein MKLLYPTSLELRPDAFTLPGVSALPYDVAAPLPAAHEDAEVLVTWGNSAEMLRGAAARMTRLQWVQSLAAGPNDVLKAGFPAHVRVTSGSGLHDHTVAEHTLGLLLVAARRFHEMRDAQRQRRWPGHLGGLQPDRPKGAFRTLQDARVLIWGFGSIGQRLAPLLTMLGAEVRGVARSAGERAGFPVFAADALPELLPETDALVMILPSSPETRHALSAALLAHLPRHAWVVNVGRGDTLDEGALVAALQQRRLGGAALDVFETEPLPESSPLWALENVIISPHAAGGRPQGAEALIRDNVARFLAGEPLRNLVAR, from the coding sequence ATGAAACTCCTCTACCCCACGTCGCTCGAGCTGCGCCCGGACGCCTTTACCCTCCCGGGCGTGAGCGCTCTTCCCTACGACGTCGCCGCCCCCTTGCCGGCGGCGCACGAAGACGCCGAGGTGCTCGTCACCTGGGGCAACAGCGCCGAGATGCTGCGGGGCGCGGCGGCGCGGATGACGCGGCTGCAGTGGGTCCAGTCGCTCGCGGCGGGCCCCAACGACGTCCTTAAAGCGGGGTTCCCAGCGCACGTGCGCGTCACCTCGGGGAGCGGGCTGCACGACCACACGGTCGCCGAGCACACCCTCGGGCTCCTGTTGGTCGCCGCGCGCCGCTTTCACGAGATGCGCGACGCGCAGCGCCAGCGGCGTTGGCCGGGGCACCTGGGCGGGTTGCAACCGGACCGGCCCAAGGGGGCGTTCCGAACCCTTCAGGACGCCAGGGTCCTCATCTGGGGTTTTGGCAGCATCGGCCAGCGCTTAGCGCCGCTCCTCACCATGCTGGGCGCCGAGGTGCGGGGCGTCGCGCGCAGTGCCGGGGAGCGCGCCGGCTTCCCCGTCTTCGCCGCCGACGCGCTCCCCGAGCTTCTCCCCGAGACCGACGCCTTGGTGATGATCCTGCCCTCGAGCCCCGAGACGCGCCACGCCCTCTCGGCGGCGCTGCTCGCGCACCTGCCGCGCCACGCCTGGGTCGTCAACGTCGGGCGCGGCGACACCCTCGACGAGGGGGCGCTCGTCGCGGCGCTCCAGCAGAGGCGCCTGGGGGGCGCCGCCCTCGACGTCTTCGAGACCGAACCGCTCCCCGAGAGCTCGCCCTTGTGGGCGCTGGAGAACGTCATCATCTCGCCGCACGCCGCGGGGGGTCGGCCGCAGGGGGCGGAGGCGCTCATCCGGGACAACGTCGCGCGCTTTCTCGCCGGAGAGCCCCTGAGGAACCTGGTGGCCCGCTAA
- a CDS encoding Crp/Fnr family transcriptional regulator: MTDAALTAHPGFAIPSTLALPTRVLEPGDTLYEEGREASSLYIVGSGVLKAIVPTSMGKERIADLYGPGDVLGTAALDGGLHAETVQAVHDAQLTPLDPQQAMNDKRLREYILRSLARQLRHAREALDDAELPVGARVTRAFLRLTERFGQASDSGEGVKLPLALTHEDLASLTGSSRVTITRILGELRQEGALSGTRGVYLANPKGLEAATDEYVMQVL, translated from the coding sequence ATGACCGACGCTGCCCTGACAGCTCACCCCGGTTTTGCCATCCCCAGCACGCTCGCCCTCCCGACCCGCGTTTTGGAGCCCGGCGACACCCTCTACGAGGAGGGCCGCGAGGCGAGCTCGCTCTACATCGTCGGTAGCGGCGTGCTTAAAGCCATCGTGCCGACGTCGATGGGCAAAGAGCGCATCGCCGACCTCTACGGCCCCGGCGACGTCCTCGGCACCGCCGCGCTCGATGGCGGCCTCCACGCCGAAACGGTCCAGGCCGTCCACGACGCGCAGCTCACCCCCCTAGACCCGCAGCAGGCGATGAACGACAAGCGGCTCCGCGAGTACATCCTGCGCAGCCTCGCGCGGCAGCTGCGCCACGCCCGCGAAGCGCTCGACGACGCCGAGCTGCCCGTCGGCGCCCGCGTCACCCGCGCGTTCCTGCGCCTGACCGAGCGCTTCGGCCAGGCCTCGGACAGCGGCGAGGGCGTCAAGCTCCCCCTCGCGCTCACCCACGAGGACCTCGCCTCACTCACGGGCTCCTCGCGCGTGACCATCACCCGCATCTTGGGCGAGCTGCGCCAAGAGGGCGCGCTCTCGGGCACCCGCGGCGTCTACCTCGCTAACCCCAAAGGCCTCGAGGCCGCCACCGACGAGTACGTGATGCAGGTGCTGTAG
- a CDS encoding M24 family metallopeptidase yields MSTPTGPETLFQARRAKLAALGTVALVPGANLRYFTGLALHPSERPTVAFVRGAALLIVAPELERPQLEAHPDLGASVLTWRDDEGPEGAFRRALGELALAGELGVDASAMRVSELLLLQRLQPGLGVRDCTRDLLRLRARKDEAELLAMRRAAALSEAALEALLAQLEPGLSEREIAARLTNALSAALSEGHAFAPLVQTGPNSALPHGAVSDRRLRAGEPLLIDFGGTCGGYPADITRTFCLGEPPAALRRLYEVVSAANRAAVRAVGPGVPMQEVDRAARRVIAEAGFGERFIHRTGHGLGLEVHESIPQLAEGVLDPLEPGMVMTVEPGVYLPGFGGVRLEDEVLVTETGAELLTHSPHRLQLP; encoded by the coding sequence ATGAGCACCCCCACAGGCCCAGAGACGCTGTTTCAAGCGCGCCGCGCCAAGCTCGCGGCGCTAGGCACCGTCGCGCTCGTACCGGGCGCCAACCTGCGCTACTTCACGGGGCTCGCCCTCCACCCCTCGGAGCGCCCGACGGTGGCGTTCGTTCGGGGGGCGGCGCTGCTGATCGTCGCCCCCGAGCTCGAGCGCCCTCAGCTCGAGGCGCACCCCGACTTGGGGGCGTCGGTGCTGACCTGGCGCGACGACGAGGGGCCCGAGGGGGCGTTTCGGCGCGCCTTGGGCGAGCTCGCTTTGGCGGGCGAGCTCGGCGTCGACGCGTCGGCGATGCGCGTGAGCGAGCTTCTGCTGCTCCAGCGCCTTCAGCCGGGGTTGGGGGTACGCGACTGCACGCGCGACCTGCTGCGATTGCGCGCGCGCAAAGACGAAGCGGAGCTTTTGGCGATGCGGCGCGCGGCGGCGCTCAGCGAAGCCGCGCTAGAGGCGCTTTTGGCGCAGCTCGAGCCGGGGCTGAGCGAGCGCGAGATCGCCGCGCGGCTTACAAACGCGCTCAGCGCGGCGCTCAGCGAGGGGCACGCGTTCGCGCCGCTCGTGCAGACGGGCCCCAACAGCGCCCTGCCCCACGGCGCGGTGAGTGACCGCCGGCTCCGCGCGGGGGAGCCCCTGCTCATCGACTTCGGCGGCACGTGCGGCGGCTACCCCGCCGACATCACCCGGACCTTCTGCCTCGGGGAGCCGCCGGCGGCGCTGAGGCGCCTCTACGAGGTCGTGAGCGCGGCCAACCGGGCGGCGGTGCGCGCGGTCGGCCCGGGTGTGCCGATGCAGGAGGTCGACCGCGCCGCGCGGCGCGTGATCGCCGAGGCGGGCTTTGGCGAGCGCTTTATCCACCGCACCGGCCACGGGCTCGGGCTCGAGGTGCACGAAAGCATTCCGCAGCTCGCCGAAGGGGTCTTGGATCCTTTAGAGCCGGGGATGGTGATGACGGTCGAACCCGGCGTCTACCTGCCCGGTTTCGGCGGGGTGCGCCTCGAAGACGAGGTGCTCGTCACCGAGACGGGGGCGGAGCTGCTGACGCACTCGCCGCACCGGTTGCAGCTCCCGTGA
- a CDS encoding PKD domain-containing protein, translating to MKRSLTFMLLLVLLAACGRDAPPEEPFGVALTADATQGQAPLTVNFSAAVPNADGAVGYVWDFGTGSTVQGSASRSYTFTEAGTYDVRVTATRRGVSASDTVQVTVAEAPDDPDNAPPVVELTASSIAGQAPLEVTFVATAIDPDGDPLQYSWNFGDGTTLAATSENTQTHRFERTGRFDVTVTVTDGRGGVAQQGLQIAVANPDEINVPDPVEPPVPPGEANRPPTVTLSGSTAQGPAPLTVSFNATASDPDGDPLTYRWNFGDGTTAEGNASQTVTYTEPGEYTASVVVSDGLAEARASFSVRVTEGAVGSTPPEVTVDATPLQGEAPLAVTFTATTDAEGVSFLWDFGDGTISSDNPARHTYRTPGSYTASVTVRNDDGVAREEVAVTVRPSDNATPPPSDIPFYGEWAWAARGEDTGRVYEGFVSVSRRTPPPADPALAESFVDGGSGAWTYCPAGIDACGGPTGLGFIDIVNYGSGDLYDIVFVYESGEVAMVAFDDDDTVGNEVGGAPTLMGGGIWFFEDGSGEGLSFAMVKIDNTPAITEHAVLEAARAELLQRLGRED from the coding sequence GTGAAAAGATCCCTCACGTTCATGCTTTTGCTCGTGCTGCTCGCAGCCTGTGGACGAGACGCCCCCCCCGAGGAGCCGTTTGGCGTCGCGCTGACCGCCGACGCGACCCAAGGTCAGGCCCCCTTGACGGTCAACTTTAGCGCGGCCGTCCCCAACGCCGACGGCGCCGTCGGTTACGTTTGGGATTTCGGTACGGGCAGCACCGTGCAGGGCAGCGCCAGCCGCTCGTACACCTTCACCGAGGCCGGTACCTACGACGTCCGGGTGACCGCCACCCGCCGCGGGGTGAGCGCCAGCGACACGGTTCAGGTCACCGTCGCCGAAGCGCCCGACGACCCCGACAACGCCCCCCCCGTCGTCGAGCTGACCGCCTCGAGCATCGCCGGGCAGGCCCCTTTGGAAGTGACCTTCGTCGCTACCGCCATCGACCCCGACGGCGACCCGCTCCAGTACAGCTGGAACTTCGGCGACGGCACGACGCTCGCTGCCACCTCCGAAAACACCCAAACCCACCGCTTCGAGCGCACAGGGCGCTTTGACGTCACGGTGACCGTGACCGACGGCCGGGGTGGGGTCGCGCAGCAAGGACTTCAGATCGCCGTAGCGAACCCCGACGAGATCAACGTGCCAGACCCCGTCGAACCCCCCGTGCCACCGGGCGAGGCGAACCGCCCCCCCACGGTGACGCTCTCGGGGAGCACCGCGCAGGGGCCAGCGCCGCTCACGGTCTCCTTTAACGCCACCGCCTCCGACCCCGACGGCGACCCCTTGACCTACCGCTGGAACTTCGGCGACGGCACCACGGCCGAGGGCAACGCCAGCCAGACGGTGACCTACACCGAACCGGGCGAGTACACCGCTTCGGTAGTCGTCTCCGACGGGCTCGCCGAGGCGCGCGCGAGCTTTTCGGTGCGGGTCACGGAAGGCGCGGTGGGCAGCACCCCCCCCGAAGTGACGGTCGACGCCACCCCGCTCCAGGGCGAAGCGCCCTTGGCCGTTACTTTTACGGCCACTACCGACGCCGAGGGCGTGAGCTTTTTGTGGGACTTCGGCGACGGCACCATCTCGAGCGACAACCCCGCCCGTCACACCTACCGCACCCCCGGCAGCTACACCGCGTCGGTGACGGTGCGTAACGACGACGGGGTGGCCCGCGAGGAGGTCGCGGTGACGGTGCGCCCCTCCGACAACGCCACCCCACCCCCCAGCGACATCCCCTTCTACGGCGAGTGGGCCTGGGCGGCGCGCGGCGAGGACACCGGCAGAGTCTATGAGGGCTTCGTGAGCGTGTCGCGGCGCACCCCCCCGCCGGCCGACCCCGCGCTCGCCGAGAGCTTCGTCGACGGCGGCAGCGGCGCCTGGACGTACTGCCCGGCGGGCATCGACGCCTGCGGCGGGCCGACCGGCCTCGGTTTCATCGATATCGTCAACTACGGTTCGGGCGACCTCTACGACATCGTCTTCGTATACGAGAGCGGCGAGGTAGCGATGGTCGCTTTTGACGACGACGACACCGTCGGCAACGAGGTCGGGGGCGCCCCGACGCTCATGGGCGGTGGCATCTGGTTCTTCGAGGACGGCAGCGGCGAGGGGCTAAGCTTCGCCATGGTCAAGATCGACAACACCCCGGCGATCACCGAGCACGCCGTTTTGGAGGCCGCCCGCGCGGAGCTCTTGCAGCGTCTCGGACGCGAGGACTAA
- the upp gene encoding uracil phosphoribosyltransferase, giving the protein MPDTAPVTVIDHPLVQHKLAILRDKNTDVRSFRDLCREISMLMAFEAMRHLPLEEVTVETPVAPARVRRLSGKKLALIAILRAGLVMVDGILTLVPAARVGHIGLYRDPQTLAPVQYYNKLPSDVAERDVFLLDPMLATGGSAVAAVSILKGLGAKAIRLLCILGAPEGIAAVHEAHPDVEIILAAQDERLNEHGYIVPGLGDAGDRIYGTR; this is encoded by the coding sequence ATGCCCGACACGGCCCCGGTCACGGTCATCGACCACCCGCTTGTGCAGCACAAGCTCGCCATCTTGCGCGACAAAAACACCGACGTCCGCAGCTTTCGCGACCTCTGCCGCGAGATCAGCATGCTCATGGCCTTCGAGGCGATGCGGCACCTTCCCCTCGAAGAGGTCACCGTCGAGACCCCCGTCGCCCCCGCCAGGGTGCGCCGTTTGAGCGGCAAAAAACTCGCGTTGATCGCGATTTTGCGCGCGGGGCTGGTGATGGTCGACGGCATCTTGACGCTCGTACCGGCCGCGCGCGTCGGCCACATCGGCCTCTACCGCGACCCGCAGACCTTGGCACCGGTGCAGTACTACAACAAACTCCCCTCGGACGTCGCCGAGCGCGACGTGTTTCTGCTCGACCCGATGCTCGCGACCGGCGGCAGCGCGGTCGCCGCGGTGAGCATCCTTAAAGGGCTCGGCGCCAAGGCGATCCGGCTCCTCTGCATCTTGGGTGCCCCCGAAGGGATCGCGGCGGTGCACGAAGCCCACCCCGACGTCGAGATCATCCTGGCGGCGCAAGACGAGCGCCTCAACGAGCACGGCTACATCGTACCCGGCCTCGGCGACGCGGGCGACCGCATCTACGGGACGCGCTAG